The Candidatus Eisenbacteria bacterium genomic sequence CCCGGAAAGCCGATCCTCGTGCTCGCGAGCGACCTGACGATGGTGCGCACCGTCGCCGCGGCGCTGCCGCCTGCGGCCGCGCGGCTCGCGGCGCGGCTCTGGCCGGGTGCGCTGACGCTGGTCCTGCCCGCACGACCGGACGTGCCCGACGCGCTCACCGCGGGCACGGGCACCATCGGCGTACGCGTGCCCGGACACCCGATCGCGCGCGCGCTCGTCGCCGCGCTCGGCCGACCGGTGGCGGCGCCGTCCGCGAACCCGCCGGGTCGCGAGCCGGCGCGGACCGTCGCCGAGGCGGCCACCTACTTCGGCGACCGCGTCGCGGCCTACGTCGACGGCGGTCGCCTCGGCGGCGGCGCGTCGACGGTGGTGGCCGTGGACGGCGATCGGGCGCGCGTCGTGCGCCTGGGCCTGGTCGACGAGGCGACGATTTCCCGAG encodes the following:
- a CDS encoding L-threonylcarbamoyladenylate synthase; amino-acid sequence: MHATVSIADAAAALDAGDVVVFPTESTYGVGADASSAAAVARLVAVRGREPGKPILVLASDLTMVRTVAAALPPAAARLAARLWPGALTLVLPARPDVPDALTAGTGTIGVRVPGHPIARALVAALGRPVAAPSANPPGREPARTVAEAATYFGDRVAAYVDGGRLGGGASTVVAVDGDRARVVRLGLVDEATISRALEE